Within Azoarcus sp. DD4, the genomic segment GCAGGTGAACACGAAGAACGTCGCCGGCCTGGTACCGGCCTGGACCTTCTCCTTCGGCGGCGAGAAGCAGCGCGGCCAGGAAGGCCAGGTGCTGGTACACGACGGCGTGATCTACGCCACCGCCTCCTATTCCCGCTTCTTCGCCATCGACGCCCGCAGCGGCAAGCGCCTGTGGGAGTACGAGCACCGCCTGCCCGACGACATCCGTCCCTGCTGCGACGTGGTGAACCGCGGCCCGGCCATCTACGGCGACAAGGTCTTCTTCGGCACGCTGGACGCTTCCATCGTGGCCCTCGACAAGGCCACCGGCAAGGTCGCGTGGAAGAAGAAGTTCGCCGACCACAAGGTGGGCTATACCATGACCGGCGCGCCCTTCATCGTGAAGGACCAGAAGAGCGGCAGGATCCTGCTAGTGCACGGCTCGTCCGGCGACGAGTTCGGCGTGGTCGGCTGGCTGTATGCGCGCGACCCGGACACCGGCGAGGAAGTGTGGGCGCGGCCGCTGGTCGAAGGCCACATGGGCCGGCTGGCCGGCAAGGACAGCACGACGACCGGCGACGCCAAGGCGCCGTCCTGGCCGAACGATCCGAATTCCCCCACCGGCAAGGTCGAGGCCTGGAGCCACGGCGGCGGCGCCCCCTGGCAGACCGCCAGCTTCGACGCCGAGAACAACACCATCGTCATCGGTGCCGGCAATCCCGCGCCGTGGAACACCTGGAAGCGCACCGCGCAGGGCGACGATCCGCAGAACTGGGACAACCTCTTCACCTCCGGCCAGGCCTATGTGGACGCCAGCACCGGCGAGCTGAAGGGCTTCTACCAGCACACGCCGAACGATGCCTGGGACTTCTCCGGCAACAACTCCATCATCCTGTTCGAGTACAAGGACCCGAAGACCGGCAAGCAGGTGAAGGCCTCGGCGCATGCCGACCGCAACGGCTTCTTCTTCGTCACCGACCGCGACAAGCTTGCCAATGGCGCCGGCTACCCCAACAAGCCGACCTCGCTGATCGGCGCCTGGCCCTTCGTCGACGGCATCACCTGGGCGTCGGGCTTCGACCTCAAGACCGGCAAGCCGATCGAGAAGGGCAACCGGCCGCCGGCGCCGAAGGAAGGCGCCGACAAGGGCGACTCGGTGTTCGTGTCGCCGCCCTTCCTCGGCGGCACCAACTGGCATCCGATGTCCTACAGCCCGGACACCGGCCTGTTCTACATCCCGGCCAACCACTGGGCGATGGACTACTGGACCGAGCACCTGACCTACAAGGCCGGCTCCGCCTATCTCGGCCAGGGCTTCCGCATCAAGAAGCTGTTCGAGGACCACGTCGGCATCCTGCGTGCGATCGACCCGAAGAGCGGCAAGATCGCCTGGGAGCACAAGGAGAAGTTCCCGCTGTGGGCAGGCACGCTGACCACCGCCGGCGGGCTGATCTTCACCGGCACCTCGGACGGCTACGTCAAGGCCTTCGACGCCAAGAACGGCAAGGAGCTGTGGAAGTTCCAGACCGGCTCCGGCGTGGTCTCGGTGCCGGTGACCTGGGAGATGGACGGCGAGCAGTACATCGGCATCCAGTCCGGCTACGGCGGCGCAGTGCCGCTGTGGGGCGGCGACCTGGCCGACCTCACCAAGCAGGTCACCCAGGGCGGTTCGATGTGGGTGTTCAAGCTGCCCAGGCAGGTGGCCAGCCGCTGAGCCCAACCCGTCCCGGTCCGGCGGCAGCGCCGGGCCGGTTCCCGCCACACGCCCGTACCGGCCGCAACACCGCCGGCGCGGGCCAGCCCGCCCCCTTCGCCATGCTGACTCCACGCTTGCGCCACACCCTTGCCGCCCTTGCCGCACTGTCGGCCTGCGCCGGGACGCACGCCGCCGGCACGCCGGAAGAACCGCTGGTGGTCAACGGCTGCCCGATCTGGCCCTACACCCGCTGCGCCGGCGCCGACCTGCGCCACGCCGACCTGTCCGGCAAGAACCTGGCCGGTGCCGACTTTTCCGGTGCCGACCTCAGCCGCGCCGACCTGCGCGGCGCCAATCTCGCCGGTACCAACTTCGACGGCGCCAACCTCACCGCCGCCCGCCTCAACAAGGCGAGCGCGCCCGCGGCGACCTTTCGCAAGGCGAGGCTGGTGGCCGCCGACTTCGAGTTCGCCCGGCTGATGCGTGCCGATTTTTCCGGTGCCAACCTCACCGCCGCCAATCTCGAGATGGCGCGGGTGAACTTCGCCTGGTTCAAGGGTGCGCGCCTGGTGAGCGCCAACCTGCAGGAGGCCAAGTTCGTCACGGCCAACCTGCAGGACGCAGAAATGGAGGGCAATGTGCTGCGCTATACGATCTTCCCGGATACCGCCTTCGAAGGCTGCCGGGGTTGCCCGGCTGGATGGTGAGCGTCATGCACGAATCGCCTTGCACACCTCGCCCGCGCGCCGTCGCGCAGCTGCAGGGCCGGCTCTGCAGCCTTGGCGCCCTGTTGCTGGCCCTGGCCGGCCAGGCCCATGCCATCGAAGCCCGCGCCCCGGACGTGGACATCTCCGCCCTGCCCGCGCAGCACGGCGAATGGCGCGAGGAAAACCCCTACCGCGGCAATCCGCTCGCCGCGGAGATCGGCCGAGCGGCCTTCAACCAGTCGTGCGCAAGCTGCCACGGTGCCGACGCCGACGGCCATGCCGCACCGGCCCCCGACCTGCGCCGGCTCGGCCGCAGCTGTGCCCGCATCCTCGACACAGACCTGCGCCAGCGCTGCACGCGCGACGTCGATCACTACTTCCGCAGCTCGGTGCAGAAGGGCAAGGTCAAGGTCGGCGTGGTGCACATGCCGGCCTGGGAAGGCGTGCTCGCACCCGAAGTGGTGTGGGCGATCCGCAGCTTCGTCGAAACCCGCCCGCCGGCGAAGGACTGAGGGCGCCGCCATGGACTGCCGCCTTACAGCCGACGAGTGCCGCAAAGAAAAAAGGCACGGATGCCATCGCACCCGTGCCCTGAAACGCAGCCGTGGAGGTCGGCCGCGCGATCGATCACATCTTGTGCAGCTTGAACACCCAGACCGAGCCGCCCTGCTCCAGGTAGTTCACGCGCTGGGCGACGTCGCCACCCCACAGCGGCACCGCACCGCCCCAGCCGGACACCACCGCAACGTACTGCTCGCCGCCGTCTTCCCAGGTGACCGGGGGCGCGACCACGCCGGAACCGGTCTGGAAGCTCCACAGCTCCTTGCCGGTCTTGGCGTCGAGCGCCTTGAGGAAGCCTTCCGGCGTGCCGTAGAAGGTCAGGCCACCGCCAGTGGTCATCGCGCCGCCCCACAGCGGAGCGAAGTTCTTGTTTTCCCAGACGATCTTGCCGGACACCGGATCGACCGCACGCAGCGCACCGATGTAGTCCTCGTTGAGCGGCTTGATGGTGAAGCCGGCGCCGAGGTAGGCCGCGCCCTTCTTGTAGGAGATGGGCTCGTTCCAGATGTCCATGCCCCACTCGTTGGCGGGCACGTAGAACAGGCCGGTCTGCGGGTTGTAGGCGATCTGCTGCTGGTTCTTGCCGCCGAGGAAGGAAGGCGCGGCGAACACCACCTCGCCCTTCTTGCCGTCGGCACCCTTGGACGGGTCGCCCGGACGGTTGGCGTCGTCATACACCGGACGGCCGGTCTTGAGGTCGATGCTCTTGGCCCAGGTGATCTTGTTCACGAAGGGGAAGGCATTGAGCAGCTTGCCGTTGGTACGGTCGAGCACGAAGAAGAAGCCGTTGCGGTCGGCCTTGCCGCCGGCCTTGATGACCTTGCCGTCCTTGCCCTTGTAGTCGAACGAAACGAATTCGTTCACGCCGTCGAAGTCCCAGCCGTCGTGCGGCGTGGTCTGGTAGTGCCAGGCGATCTTGCCGGTGTCGGGGTCGATCGCGACGGTGGCGGACGAGTACAGGTTGTCGCCGGGGCGCAGGTGACTGTTCCACGGTGCCGGGTTGCCGGTGCCGGCGAAGATCAGGTTGGTTTCGGGGTCGTAGGTGGCGCCCGCCCAGGTGGCCGCGCCGCCGGTCTTCCACAGGTCGCCCGGCCAGGTCTTGTTGGTGGTGCCGGAAACGCCATTCTCGACGGCCTTGCCTTCGGCGTCGTACTTGTAACCCATGTGGCCTTCGACCACCGGGCGCACCCAGATCTTCTTGCCGGTCTTGGCGTCGCGCGCCTCGATGCGACCGACCACGCCGAATTCGCCACCCGACACGCCGGAGATCACCATGCCCTTGACGATGATCGGGGCCGCGGTCATGGAATAGCCGGCGGCGTAGTCGTCGACCTTCTCCTTCCACACGACCTTGCCGGTGTCCTTGTTGAGCGCGACCAGCTGCGCATCCAGGGTACCGAAGATCACCAGGTTGTCGTACAGCGCGGCGCCGCGGTTGACCACGTCACAGCAGGGCATGATGCCGTCGGGCAGGCGGTGCTCGTACTTCCACAGCTTCTTGCCGGTCTTGACGTCGAGCGCAAAGATGCGGCTGTAGGAGGCGGTGACGAACATCTTGCCGTCGTGGATCAGCGGCTGCGATTCCTGGCCGCGCTGCTTCTCGCCGCCGAAGGAGAAGGACCATACCGGCACCAGGTTCTTGACGGTGTCGGTGTTGATCGCGGTGAGCGGGCTGTAGCGCTGGGCCTGCGTGCCCATGCCGAACGTGACGACCTCGCCGGTCGTGGTGGCGTCGTTCAGCACGTCCGCGTCGGTGACGTTGGCCGCGCCGGCGTGGGTGACACCCAGCGCCATGAGTGCTGCAGCAACGGCGGTCAGCACCACGCGTTTTGCGGGCTGTCGAGTCTTCTCCATTATTCCTCCTTGATGTCTCGGTAGTGTTTCGGTGATCGCGGTTGTTGGGAGCGAGTCGGCCCGGCGATCCCGGCACTTCTTCTGCAAAGGGCATGCCACGGCGCTGAGTGCGCAATTCGTTATAGCTCGGCCAGCGCCAGCGACAACTGTAGATGCCGACCTGTACCAAATGACGCCACCTGCTCCAAAAATGAACAGCACAATGCCGAACACCCCGATACAACGGGACACCGGCTGATGGCACGCTGCTTGCGTTTCTGTACATCAAGAAACGGCGCGACCAAGATCGCGCTTCGGAGGAGACCATGAAGCTGTTTGCTGCCCTTGCCGCGGCGGCGCTCACCCTGCTCGGACCGGGCATGGCGGGCGCCGCCGCACAGACCACGCCGCCCGCGCCCGACCCGCTCGGTTCGGCGCGCTGGACCGACATGAAGCGGGAGTTCTTCCGCGACGCCCGCGTCGAGTTCGACGCGCGGGTCAAGGTCAGCGGCCCCGACATCGCCGAAGATCCGCTCAACGTGCCGATCAGCGTGGATGCCTCGGCCCTGCCGGGCGTGGAAGAAGTGCTGGTGTTCGCCGACTTCAACCCCATCGTCAAGGCGTTGCGCTTCCTGCCGGCCAGTGCCCAGGCCAGCCTCGGCTTCCGCCTCAAGCTGCAGCAATCGACCCCGGTGCGGGCCGCGGCACGCACCGCCGACGGCGTGTGGCACGTCGGCGGTACCTGGGTCACCACCACCGGCGGCGGCTGTACCCTGCCCTCCACCGGTTCGGCCGCGCCGGAATGGCAGCAGCGCCTCAACGAAGTCTCGGGCCGTGTCTGGCCGCTGCTGCGCGGCGGCGAACGCCTGCGCCTGCGCGTGATCCATCCGATGGACACCGGCCTGGCTGCCAGCATCCCCATCTTCCACATCGAGGATCTGCTGGTGAGCGACGCCGCCGGCCGCAGGCTGATCGAGATCCAGCCCTACGCCCCGGTGGCCGAAAACCCCATCTTCACCATCGACCTGCCCGCCGGCGGCAGCGGGCCGCTGCGCATCAGCGGCCGCGACAACAACGGCAACCGCATCAAGGCCGAGGTGGCGCGATGAGCGCGCTGCACACCCTGCGCCGCGCCGTCGTCGGCACGCTCACCATCGCCGCGGCGGGTGCCGGCACCGCGCTCGCGCTGCACGCGGTGGCCGTGCCCGCTGCCGAACCCAAGGCCGCGGCCGCCTTCGACTACCAGTTGCAGCCGCGCCGCATCGCCGACGGCGTGTATGTGCTGGTCGGCCGGCGCGAGGACTTCTCCTTCGCCAACGGCGGCAACATCGTCAACACCGGCTTCATCGTCGGCGACACCGGTGTGGTGGTGATCGACACCGGCAGCTCCCGGCGCTACGGCGACCAGCTGCGGGCCGCCATCGCCCGCATCACCACACTGCCGGTGGTGCTGGTCATCAACACCCACCACCACCCCGACCACTTCCTCGGCAACCAGGGCTTTGATGCCGGCACGCTGGCCGCGCTGCCCGCGACCACCGCCGGCATCGTGTCCGAGGGCAAGGCCTTCACCGACAACATGTACCGCCTCAACGGCGACTGGATGCGCGACACCGAACCGGTTGCGCCGCAGCGCGCACTGCAGGCCGGCCCGCTCACCGTCGCCGGCCGCAACCTCGAACTGATCGCCGCCGACGGCCACACCGCCGCCGACCTCGCGGTGCTGGACCGCAGGAGCGGCGTACTGTTCGCCGGCGATCTCGTCTTCCACGACCGCGCACCGACCACGCCGCACGCCCACATCGGGCCCTGGCTGGCCGCGCTCGACCGCCTCGAAAAGCTCGGCTTCCGCCAGTTGGTGCCCGGCCACGGCGAGGTCGCCAGCGACGCCGGCCCGATCCGCCAGACCCGCCGCTACCTGCAGTGGCTGGCCGCGACCATCGCCGAGGGCGCGGGCAACGGCCTCGACATGCCCGAGATGCTCGCCCGCCCGCTGCCGGCCGAATTCGCCGGCATGGCGCTGGCAGACGTCGAGTACCGACGCAGCGTCACCCATCTCTTCCCGCAAGCAGAGCAGGCCGCACTGGAGGCGGCCGGACGGCGCTGAGCGCCGCCCGCGTTCACAGGCATCCTCCAGGAAATTTGCATCGATGAAACCCGACACCGTCCGCCGCCACGCCTTCACCCGCAGGCCACTGGCACTCGCCGTGGCTGCGCTCTTTCCGCTCGGCAGCGCCTTCGCCGCCGAGCCCGCCGTCGAAGCCACGCTGGCCCGCGTCGATGTCGTCGCCGTCGCCCCGCTGCCCGGCCTCGACCAGCCCCGCGACCGGGTGCCGTCCAATGTGCAGACCGCCGACGCCGCAGCGTTGCGCGCCAAGCAGAGCATCGCCCTGCCGGACTTCCTCGGCGACCGCCTGCCGGGGGTGAACATCAACGAAATCCAGGGCAATCCCTTCCAGCCCGACGTGAACTACCGCGGCTTCTCCGCCTCGCCGCTGCTCGGCACGCCGCAGGGCCTGTCGGTGTATCTGGACGGCGTGCGGGTGAACGAGCCTTTCGGCGATACGGTGAACTGGGACCTGATCCCGCAGCTGGCGCTCGACAGCGTGACCCTGCTGCCCGGCTCCAACCCGCTCTACGGGCTCAACACCCTGGGCGGTGCGCTGGCGCTGCGCACCAAGAACGGCTTCGACCATCCCGGCGGCGAAGCGCAGGTGATGTGGGGCTCGTTCGAGCGCCGCAGCCTGGAGGTGGAACACGGCGGCAGCCACGGCGACACCGGCTACTACGTCGCCGCCAACCTGTTCGAAGAGGACGGCTGGCGCGACCGCTCGCCCTCGGAAGTGCGCCAGTTCTTCGGCAAGCTCACCCAGCGCTTCGAGCGCGGCGAGCTCGACCTCACCCTGATGCACGCCGACACCGACCTCACCGGCAACGGCCTGGCGCCCGAATCCATGCTGGAGCGCCGCCGCCGCGAGATCTTCACCCACCCCGACAATACCCGTAACGACATGGGCATGGTCGCGCTGTCCGGCCGCTACTGGATAGACGAGCGCAACACGCTGTCGGCCTCGGTCTATCACCGCGAAACGCTGACCCGCACGCTCAACGGCGACGGCAACGACGACTTCGAGGAAGGCCCCAACGACGGCGACTGCGACCCGGGCGACTTCGACGCCGGCTCCGCCGAGGAGGCGCAGTGCGCCGCCGCCGGCGCTGCGGGCGGCCTCAATGCGGAGACCGGCGTGAACAACCGCACTCGCAACAAGCAGCGCGCGCGCGGCCTGGCCCTGCAGTGGAGCCACGAAGGCGAGCGCAACCAGTTCGCACTCGGCTTCAGCCACGACCGCAGCAACAGCCGCTTCACGCAGACCAGCCAGCTCGGCCTGCTCGACGCCAGCCGCGGCGTGATGCCCACCGACGACATCGAGCTGGAGAACAGCCTCGACGGCGAAACCCGCAGCAGCAGCGTCTATGTCGCCGACACCTTCGCGCTGACCCCGGCGCTGCACCTGACCGCTTCGGCGCGCTACAACCACACCCGCGTCATCAACAGCGACCGCCTCGACCCGACGCCGCCCAACCTCGACGGCGACTTCACCTACCGCAAGCTCAACCCGGCGCTGGGGCTGACCTGGCAGGCCAACGACCGCCTCACGGTGTACGGCGGCTACTCGCAGGGCAACCGGGCGCCCTCGCCGATAGAGCTCGGCTGCGCCGACCCGGCCAATCCCTGCACCCTGCCCAATGCGCTCGCCGCCGACCCCTTCCTCAAGCAGGTGGTCACCCGCACGTTCGAACTCGGGGTGCGCGGCGGCCTGCCCGGCCTGCTCGGCGACAGCCTGCGCTGGAATGCCGGCGTGTATCGCAGCGTCAATCACGACGACATCCTCTTCGTCGGCACCTCGACCAGCGCCGGCTACTTCACCAACTTCGGCCGCACCCGCCGCCAGGGCGCGGAGCTGGGGCTGTCCGGCAAGCACCGCGGCCTCGACTGGGCGCTCAACTACAACTACGTGCAGGCGACCTTCCAGTCCTCGGCCTGCATCCTGGCCGAGAACAACAGCTCGCGCGGCCAGTCGGCCGAATGCACCGACGAAGGCCAGGACGACGAGATCCTGGTGAAGCGCGGCGACCGCATGCCGGGCATCCCGGCGCACAGCCTCAAGCTGATGCTGTCGTGGCAGGCGACCGAAGCGTTGCGCGTGGGTGCCGACTTCGTCGCCTTCTCCTCGCAGTACGCCCGCGGCAACGAGAACAACCGCCACCGCGCGGGCGAGGTGACCGACGCCTTCGGCGAAACGCGCAATTTCGAAGGCAGCGGCAAGATCGCCGGCTACTCCGTACTCAACCTCAACGCCGACTACACGCTGGGCGGCGGCTGGACGCTGTTCGGCCGCATCAACAACGTCTTCGACCGCAAGTACTCGACGGGTGGCGCGCTGGCCGAGAACCCCTTCGACGCCGGCGGCACCTTCCAGACCGACTCCGGCGACTGGGCGCGCGAAACCTTCTACGCCCCCGGCGCGCCGCGCGCCGGCTGGGTCGGCCTGCGTTACCGCTGGGGAGCCTGACCGCCATGACCCGCCTGCCCAACCTGCGCCGCCCGGCGCCCAGCCTGCAAGCCCGCGTCAGCCTGGTGCTGTGCGGCCTGTTCGCCGCCCTGCTGCTGGTCGGCGCGCTCGAATGGGTGCGCGAGACGCGCAGCGCCATCCACGAGGAAACCGAGGCCGCCAGCCGGGTCGCCGGTCAGTGGCTGACGGTGCTGGCGCGCGAGACCGAGCGCGACCCGGCCCACGGCGGCGAGCGCCTGATGGCCTACCTGCGCGAAGTCGGCCGCCTGCGCGCCAACGTGGTCGAGGTGGTCGCCGCCGATGGCAGCACCCTTTACCGCTCACCCGCGCCCACCTACAAGGCCGGCCGCGACGCGCCCGCCTGGTTCGCCGCCCGGCTGACACCGGTACAGATGGAACGCCGCTTCGACGCCGGCGCGCAACAGCTGGTACTGCGCACCGACGCCTCGCGCTCGGTGCTCGACGCCTGGGACGAACTGGTGGCGATGTCGGGCTGGGCACTGGCCGCGCTGGCGCTGCTCGCCTTCGCCTGCCACCGCGCGCTGCGCCGCGCGCTGGCGCCGCTGCACGCGATCGACGTCGCGCTCGCCCGCGGTGCCGACGGCCACTTCGACCGCCGCCTGCCGACGCTGGCCGCGCCGGAACTCGACCGTCTGGCGCAAACCTACAACCGGCTGGCCGAACGGCTGGACGACACCCTGGCCGACAACCAGCGCCTGGAACAGGACCAGCGCTTCGCCCGCGCCATCCAGGCCCGGCTGGAAGAAGAGCGTCGCGCCATCGCCCGCGAGCTGCACGACGAACTTGCCCAGGGCATCACCGCGGTGCGCGCCATCGCCGGCGCCATCGGCCAGCGCAGCGAAGACCAGCCCGGCATCCACGGCAGCGCCCAGGCCATCGTCGCGATGACCGGCCAGATGCAGGACGGCGTGCGCGCCATCCTGCATCGCCTGCGCCCGCCCACCGTCGCCGAAGGCAGCCGCATCGACCAGGCGGTGATCAGTTGGTGCGCGCAGTGGGGCGCGCTCTACCCGCAGATCCGGGTCGAGTGTCGCGCCGAGGCGCCGCAAGGCGAGGTCAGCGACGGCGTGGCGCTGACGGTGCAGCGCCTGCTGCAGGAAAGCCTGACCAATGTCGCCCGCCACGCTGGCGCCAGCATGGTCGAAGTGCGGCTCGCCTGTGCCGCCGACGCCATCGAGCTGGCCGTCACCGACAACGGCCGCGGCCTCGTCGGTGCAGACGGCGACAAACCGCGCTTCGGGCTGACCGGCATGCACGAACGCGTGCTTGAACTGGGCGGCGAAATCCATTTCGAAGCTGCCCCGGCCGGCGGCCTGCGCGTACGCGCCCGCCTGCCGCTGGCGGCCACCGCAGCAAATGCCGGCTGCGCCACCGACAGCCGTCCCGGCCCGATGACCAAGGAGCTGCCCGCATGACCACCCTGGCCGACCTCCGCATCCTGCTCGCCGACGACCACGCCGTCGTCCGCATGGGTTTCCGCCTGCTGATCGAGGGCGCGGGCGCCTTCGTGGTCGGCGAGGCCGACAGCGGCGAAGCCGCCCTCGCCGCCTACACCGAACACCTGCCCGACGCGCTGGTGATGGACGTATCCATGCCGGGCATCGGCGGGCTGGGCGCGCTCGAACGGCTGCGCGCACGCCACCCGCATGCGCGGGTGCTGATGCTCTCCGCCCACGACGACACCCAGATCCCGGCGCGCGCACTGCAGGCCGGCGCCACCGGCTATCTCTCCAAGCGCGCCCACCCGGACGAGCTGCTGCGCGCGATCGGCGAAGTCGCCCACGGCCGCCGCTACCTCGACCCGGAGATCGCCCCGCGCCTGGCGCTGGCGCGGCTGGGCGGCAGCGAGCACCCGGCGGACGCACTGACCGGCAAGGAATTCAACGTCTTCCTCCAACTCGCGCGCGGCCGCTCGGTGGCCGAGGTGGCGGAAACGCTGAACCTGAGCACCAGCACGGTGGGCACCCACCTGTATCACATCAAGCAGAAGCTTAACGCGGGCAACGCGGCGGAACTGGCGCTGATCGCGGTACGGGCGGGGTTGGTGGAGGCTTGAGGGGGCGCCCCTGAAAAGAAACAGATGCGCAGACAACCGCCGCCGGGGTGGTGAGCCCCTTCCCCTTCAAGGAGGTGAAGCAGGGGTTTCGGCAAGCACTGCTTGCCGCCTGCTGAACGACGAAGCGAAGCGAAGGCTACCGGGCTGGGGTGGGGATGGGGTTGGCCGCGCACACTCCAGCCCCATCCCCCTCCCAGCCTCCCCCTTGAAGGGGGAGGAGAAAGAACCGCAACAACCATCAAGCCCGCCCCCCACCCTGCCGATAAACCACAAACGGGCGTAACACCGCCGCGGCCCCCGACCGCAGCGCAGGAGAAAGCACATGGGACTGTTCGGAAAACGCAGTGGCACCGCCGGTAGCGGTGTCGTCACCCTCCAGGCGCGCGCCGCCGATCTCGACACCGTGCTGGCGCGCGCGGCGATCAAGCCGACCTTCGTCGCCGCCTTCGTGTCGCCGCATGTGGACATCGACCGCGTCGCCGCCACACTCGGTAACCGCTTCCCCGGCGCGGCGCTCGCCCTGACCACCACCGCCGGCGAACTTTGCAGCGAAGGCGGCAGCCGGCTCTACTGCGACACCGGCAACCACTGGGACCGCGTCGTCGTGCAGTGCTTCGACGCCGGCATCGTCGCCCGCGCCGAAGTGGTGGCGATCCCGCTCGGCAGCGAGGACCTGCGCAGTGGCGGCAAGCCCGCCGATCTGCACGAGCGCATCGCGCGGCTCACCGCCAGCATCGCCAACACCCGGGTCGAGATGGACATCGACCACCGCGACACGCTCGCCTACGTGCTGTTCGACGGGCTGTCGGCGTCCGAATCCTTCTTCATGGAAGCGCTCTACGAATCCGGCCGCTTCCCCTGTCTGTTCGTCGGCGGCTCGGCGGGCGGCAAGCTCGATTTCGTCCGCACCGCGCTGCACGACGGCCGCCGCCAGCTGCAGAACCACGCCTTGGTCGTCTTCCTCAAAGCGGCGCGGGGCGCGCGCTTCGGCGTGTTCAAGAGCCAGAACTTCGAGCCCGCCGGGCTCTCCTTCCATGTGCTGCACGCCTCGCTGGAATGCCGCCACGTCGCCCAGGTGATCACCGCCAACGGCCGCATCCTGCCGATGGTGGATGCGCTGTGCGAGGCGCTGAAATGCCGCGCCGAAGAACTCGACCAGAAGCTCGGCGACTACTCCTTCGCCATCCGCGTCGGCCAGGAACTGTTCGTGCGCTCGATCTCGAAGATCGACCTGCAGACCCGGCTGGTGCACTTCTACTGCGACATCGCCTCCGGCGAAGAGATCGTGCTGGTGCGCCGCACCGGCTTCGTCGACAGCACCGAGCGTGACCTGCGCCGCTTCATGCAGGGCAAACCGGGGCTGCCGGTGGCCGGCATCATGAACGACTGCATCCTGCGCCGGCTCTACAACGAGCGCGAACTGGGCGGCATCGACCGCCTGGTGGCCGGCACCCAGATCGCCGGCTTTTCCACCTTCGGCGAAATCCTCGGCCTCAACCTCAACCAGACGCTGACCGCGGTGTTCTTCTTCAAGGTGGCCGCTGGCGAGCGCTTCGCCGACGAATACGTCGACAACTTCGTCGCCCACTACGGCGAATTCAAGGCCTTCTTCCTGCGCCGCCAGATCGGCAAGCTAGCCGGCCTGTCGCGGGTGATGCTGCAGCAGATCGAAGGCTACAAGGCCGAACGCTTCGACGAAACGCTGGACGCCGCCGACTTCGACGGCAGCTACGCCCCGGTGGTGCGCGGCCTCAACGACCTCGGCGCCACCCTCAAGCACAGCCACACACTGCGCCAGGCCACATCGCAACAGCTGGAAGCCTGCGCCACCGACCTCTATGCCTC encodes:
- a CDS encoding methanol/ethanol family PQQ-dependent dehydrogenase, translating into MRTKQPATQLRAVVALVAAALALPAAAATSVSWDDIANDDKTTGDVLSYGLGLKAQRHSTLKQVNTKNVAGLVPAWTFSFGGEKQRGQEGQVLVHDGVIYATASYSRFFAIDARSGKRLWEYEHRLPDDIRPCCDVVNRGPAIYGDKVFFGTLDASIVALDKATGKVAWKKKFADHKVGYTMTGAPFIVKDQKSGRILLVHGSSGDEFGVVGWLYARDPDTGEEVWARPLVEGHMGRLAGKDSTTTGDAKAPSWPNDPNSPTGKVEAWSHGGGAPWQTASFDAENNTIVIGAGNPAPWNTWKRTAQGDDPQNWDNLFTSGQAYVDASTGELKGFYQHTPNDAWDFSGNNSIILFEYKDPKTGKQVKASAHADRNGFFFVTDRDKLANGAGYPNKPTSLIGAWPFVDGITWASGFDLKTGKPIEKGNRPPAPKEGADKGDSVFVSPPFLGGTNWHPMSYSPDTGLFYIPANHWAMDYWTEHLTYKAGSAYLGQGFRIKKLFEDHVGILRAIDPKSGKIAWEHKEKFPLWAGTLTTAGGLIFTGTSDGYVKAFDAKNGKELWKFQTGSGVVSVPVTWEMDGEQYIGIQSGYGGAVPLWGGDLADLTKQVTQGGSMWVFKLPRQVASR
- a CDS encoding pentapeptide repeat-containing protein, which translates into the protein MLTPRLRHTLAALAALSACAGTHAAGTPEEPLVVNGCPIWPYTRCAGADLRHADLSGKNLAGADFSGADLSRADLRGANLAGTNFDGANLTAARLNKASAPAATFRKARLVAADFEFARLMRADFSGANLTAANLEMARVNFAWFKGARLVSANLQEAKFVTANLQDAEMEGNVLRYTIFPDTAFEGCRGCPAGW
- a CDS encoding c-type cytochrome; translation: MHESPCTPRPRAVAQLQGRLCSLGALLLALAGQAHAIEARAPDVDISALPAQHGEWREENPYRGNPLAAEIGRAAFNQSCASCHGADADGHAAPAPDLRRLGRSCARILDTDLRQRCTRDVDHYFRSSVQKGKVKVGVVHMPAWEGVLAPEVVWAIRSFVETRPPAKD
- a CDS encoding PQQ-dependent methanol/ethanol family dehydrogenase, which translates into the protein MEKTRQPAKRVVLTAVAAALMALGVTHAGAANVTDADVLNDATTTGEVVTFGMGTQAQRYSPLTAINTDTVKNLVPVWSFSFGGEKQRGQESQPLIHDGKMFVTASYSRIFALDVKTGKKLWKYEHRLPDGIMPCCDVVNRGAALYDNLVIFGTLDAQLVALNKDTGKVVWKEKVDDYAAGYSMTAAPIIVKGMVISGVSGGEFGVVGRIEARDAKTGKKIWVRPVVEGHMGYKYDAEGKAVENGVSGTTNKTWPGDLWKTGGAATWAGATYDPETNLIFAGTGNPAPWNSHLRPGDNLYSSATVAIDPDTGKIAWHYQTTPHDGWDFDGVNEFVSFDYKGKDGKVIKAGGKADRNGFFFVLDRTNGKLLNAFPFVNKITWAKSIDLKTGRPVYDDANRPGDPSKGADGKKGEVVFAAPSFLGGKNQQQIAYNPQTGLFYVPANEWGMDIWNEPISYKKGAAYLGAGFTIKPLNEDYIGALRAVDPVSGKIVWENKNFAPLWGGAMTTGGGLTFYGTPEGFLKALDAKTGKELWSFQTGSGVVAPPVTWEDGGEQYVAVVSGWGGAVPLWGGDVAQRVNYLEQGGSVWVFKLHKM
- a CDS encoding quinoprotein dehydrogenase-associated SoxYZ-like carrier, producing MKLFAALAAAALTLLGPGMAGAAAQTTPPAPDPLGSARWTDMKREFFRDARVEFDARVKVSGPDIAEDPLNVPISVDASALPGVEEVLVFADFNPIVKALRFLPASAQASLGFRLKLQQSTPVRAAARTADGVWHVGGTWVTTTGGGCTLPSTGSAAPEWQQRLNEVSGRVWPLLRGGERLRLRVIHPMDTGLAASIPIFHIEDLLVSDAAGRRLIEIQPYAPVAENPIFTIDLPAGGSGPLRISGRDNNGNRIKAEVAR
- a CDS encoding quinoprotein relay system zinc metallohydrolase 1, yielding MSALHTLRRAVVGTLTIAAAGAGTALALHAVAVPAAEPKAAAAFDYQLQPRRIADGVYVLVGRREDFSFANGGNIVNTGFIVGDTGVVVIDTGSSRRYGDQLRAAIARITTLPVVLVINTHHHPDHFLGNQGFDAGTLAALPATTAGIVSEGKAFTDNMYRLNGDWMRDTEPVAPQRALQAGPLTVAGRNLELIAADGHTAADLAVLDRRSGVLFAGDLVFHDRAPTTPHAHIGPWLAALDRLEKLGFRQLVPGHGEVASDAGPIRQTRRYLQWLAATIAEGAGNGLDMPEMLARPLPAEFAGMALADVEYRRSVTHLFPQAEQAALEAAGRR